Sequence from the Calypte anna isolate BGI_N300 chromosome 25, bCalAnn1_v1.p, whole genome shotgun sequence genome:
TGTTCCTGCCTGGATcttccagcagtgccaaggACACCGTGCTGGGAGCCTGACACTGGTGTCTCCTGTGCTGGCTGCCGTGGATCTactgcctggggacagcagtgtcTGGGAGCTGCAGTCTCAGCAGGTGCTGCAGGATGGATCCTGCCTCCTGGTCCTTGCTTCTGCAGCTGTAGTTGAGTTCTTCCCTGCTGGGAAATGGGATCAGAGTGGGAGACCCAGGCTGCCATGGGCTGTGATGTGAGCAGGTCCTCATTATCCCCAGgatgcagctctgctccaagcATGCTGCTTGAGTGAtagaaagctggggagagggacaCACACCCCCAAGACTTGTCCATGCTCAaggggatgcagggatgctcCCAGTTATCCACGTGTGCACGCTGGCACTAACTTCCCCTGTCTGTGTGCAGAGAGCCAGCCCACGACGTCAGATGAGACTGTGGTGGCCGGTGGCACAGTGGTGCTCAAGTGCCAGGTGGAGGATCCTGATGACTCCTCGCTGCAGTGGTCCAATCCTGCCCAGCAAACCCTCTACTTTGGGGAGAAACGAGGTAGGTGCATGGGAACTGGGAGAGGAGCCAGCTGCAAGACTGGAGCAATGGTAGGAAAAGTAGCCCATGGCTGGGGTGGGTTCCCCTGCTGAGGGTGATGTTCCCTCCTGCTTCCTAGCTCTGGTGATGCTGCCAGGGAAAAATAGGAGCTGGTGGAGGAATGTGGTGGTACTGAGCCTTTTGCTCACCCTGTTGTCCCTTTTCCTGCAGCCCTGCGAGATAACAGGATCCAGCTGGAGAGGTCCACACCCAACGAGCTGACCATCAGCATCAGTGATGTGGTGCTGTCCGATGAGGGGGAATACACCTGCTCCATCTTCACCATGCCTGTGCGGACTGCAAAGGCCTTGGTCACTGTGCTGGGTAAGGCACCAGGAGCATCCCTACCACCACCACATCCTGCTCCTGATCTCCTGCCTGCAAGATGCTGCCCTACAGCctttcatctctgctgctcccatATCCATACCCATTAACTCATCCTTGCCATGTTTATCAATGGGTTTTTGCATGAGCATCTGTCTCTGGGTGGCagcacactcacacacacagataaTAGGCTGTTGTATTTCTTCTCCTCTACCAGGAATCCCTCAGAAACCCCAAATCTCTGGCCATGAGCAGCCCATTGATGAGGAGAAGGTAGCCCGGCTGACCTGCAGGTCCTCTGGCAGCAAGCCCGCAGCCCAGCTCCGGTGGAAGAAGGGCAACAAGGAGCTGAAGGGTGGGTGTCcaagcagcagggctgtgcccagAGGCACTGGGGTGTCTGGGAAACCCCATGAAGGCAGCTGAGCCAGCAAGGGTTGCAGCTGTGCCCATTGCTGGAACACACTGACATCCTATGCCCCTGCCAacagagggatggggacaggaacAGGGTATCCCCTGCTCAACACGTGTCAGCCTCGTGTCTCTTTTTGGGGTGCTGTGTCCATCAGCTGCAATGCTCCCTTGTCCCTGCAGATGAGGGCACTGAGGTGATGGAAGACCCCAATGGAAAGACCTTCACCGTGAGCAGTCGGGTGGAATTCCGTGTCACCAAGGAGGACAACGAAGCCGAGGTGACCTGCACCGTGGACCACGAGTCCCTGCAGAACTCCGAGAGGTCCACCACGCAGAAGCTGCAGGTCCACTGTACGTGCCATGTGGGGATCACAGGACAGGGGGTGGGGACACATGGAGGAGGACAACGGTGTCACCACTGTTCAGTAGACGTCACCTCCATGGTCCTATGCTGACATTGCGCCCATGGCCATCACACAGTGATGTGTGCagggttttggggtgctggctgctcctgcagggtgtggggcaGGGCCAGGTAGTCACCCCACTGTGTGTCTCCTCTTTTTCCAGACAAGCCAACGGCGAAGATCGAGCCACATCCCCAGTACCCGCGAGAAGGAGAGAAGCTCCAGCTGCAGTGTGACGGGCAGGGCAATCCCATGTAAGGCCCCTCCTCgccttcctgctg
This genomic interval carries:
- the CADM3 gene encoding cell adhesion molecule 3 isoform X1, coding for MLPLGFLLLLACFGAARGNLSRDESQPTTSDETVVAGGTVVLKCQVEDPDDSSLQWSNPAQQTLYFGEKRALRDNRIQLERSTPNELTISISDVVLSDEGEYTCSIFTMPVRTAKALVTVLGIPQKPQISGHEQPIDEEKVARLTCRSSGSKPAAQLRWKKGNKELKDEGTEVMEDPNGKTFTVSSRVEFRVTKEDNEAEVTCTVDHESLQNSERSTTQKLQVHYKPTAKIEPHPQYPREGEKLQLQCDGQGNPIPQEFLWQKEGSDAPLQLSSDSVLIFPFLNKSDSGTYVCTATSSMGSVVAKYNLDVSDASPVPSTSSTYHAVIGGVVAVIVFLLLSLLIVLGHYLIRHKGMCIRHGETVTSRHRQNPAEVMCTYLTHEAKGSDDAPDADTAIINAEGGQAGGDDKKEYFI
- the CADM3 gene encoding cell adhesion molecule 3 isoform X2, encoding MLPLGFLLLLACFGAARGNLSRDESQPTTSDETVVAGGTVVLKCQVEDPDDSSLQWSNPAQQTLYFGEKRALRDNRIQLERSTPNELTISISDVVLSDEGEYTCSIFTMPVRTAKALVTVLGIPQKPQISGHEQPIDEEKVARLTCRSSGSKPAAQLRWKKGNKELKDEGTEVMEDPNGKTFTVSSRVEFRVTKEDNEAEVTCTVDHESLQNSERSTTQKLQVHYKPTAKIEPHPQYPREGEKLQLQCDGQGNPIPQEFLWQKEGSDAPLQLSSDSVLIFPFLNKSDSGTYVCTATSSMGSVVAKYNLDVSDASPVPSTSSTYHAVIGGVVAVIVFLLLSLLIVLGHYLIRHKGTYLTHEAKGSDDAPDADTAIINAEGGQAGGDDKKEYFI